In Lacrimispora indolis DSM 755, a genomic segment contains:
- the ltrA gene encoding group II intron reverse transcriptase/maturase, which yields MKGVVRNWRDPTCHRKVKMRCISENEVVLMTGGSQRPLGIPTVKDRIVQMAVKIAIEPVFEADFKDCSYGFRPKRDARQALETVRKACNNKGYYVVDADIEKFFDQVNQEKLMILIEQRIWDRGILKLIRQWLKAGILYGNVLEISELGTSQGGVISPLLANIYLNAFDGWWERNGSKHEKLVRYADDSVIICKNKKSADYAMNLLKYIMWKLDLTLHPTKTKTVCLWGGKEGFDYLGMHNRRFSKIRKEGNPYGELTQYPSKKAMKKIKETVKENVNQRYLLVRTEEDLIRIINPKVIGWRDYYRTKTDGKQTV from the coding sequence ATGAAGGGTGTGGTCCGGAACTGGAGAGACCCTACCTGTCACCGTAAGGTAAAGATGAGATGTATAAGTGAGAACGAAGTAGTACTCATGACAGGAGGGAGCCAGAGACCATTGGGAATCCCCACAGTCAAGGACAGAATCGTCCAAATGGCGGTAAAGATAGCAATAGAACCGGTATTCGAAGCCGATTTCAAAGACTGTTCCTACGGATTCAGACCCAAAAGGGATGCCAGACAGGCATTGGAGACAGTGAGAAAGGCTTGCAACAACAAAGGATACTACGTGGTGGACGCAGATATTGAAAAGTTCTTTGATCAGGTGAATCAGGAGAAGCTGATGATACTGATAGAACAGAGGATATGGGACAGAGGGATATTAAAGCTGATCAGACAATGGTTAAAGGCAGGAATACTGTATGGAAATGTACTGGAAATCAGTGAATTGGGGACAAGTCAGGGAGGAGTTATATCACCGTTACTGGCGAATATCTACTTAAATGCATTTGATGGCTGGTGGGAAAGAAACGGGAGTAAACATGAGAAGCTGGTCAGGTATGCAGATGATAGTGTGATTATCTGTAAAAACAAGAAAAGCGCAGACTATGCGATGAACCTGTTGAAATACATCATGTGGAAGCTGGATTTAACCTTACACCCGACCAAAACCAAAACGGTATGTTTATGGGGAGGAAAAGAAGGCTTTGATTATCTGGGAATGCATAACAGAAGATTCAGCAAAATCAGAAAAGAAGGAAATCCATATGGGGAACTGACCCAGTATCCAAGTAAGAAAGCCATGAAAAAGATAAAGGAAACAGTGAAAGAGAATGTCAACCAAAGATATCTGTTGGTCAGAACGGAGGAAGACTTGATAAGAATAATAAATCCTAAAGTCATAGGGTGGCGTGATTACTACAGAACCAAAACAGATGGAAAACAGACGGTTTAG
- a CDS encoding ribose-phosphate pyrophosphokinase: MLYEEKTIETIPVGPLGLIPLKSCKELGDKVNDYLVSWRQERESEHKSTIAFSGYQRDSYIIGASTPRFGTGEAKGTLQESVRGDDLYFMVDVCNYSLTYSLCGMTNHMSPDDHFQDLKRLIAASAGKARRINVIMPFLYESRQHKRSSRESLDCALALRELVNMGVENIITFDAHDPRVQNAIPLKGFETVQPIYQFIKYLLREEKELDIDSEHMMVISPDEGGMGRAVFFANVLGLDMGMFYKRRDYTQIINGRNPIVAHEFLGTSVEGKDVIIVDDMISSGESMLDVAKELKRRKARKVFVCSTFGLFTNGLAKFDEYYENGFIDRILTTNLVYQTPDLLSRPYYINVDMSKYIALIVDNLNHDASLSELLNPTTRINRLLERYRAGDR; the protein is encoded by the coding sequence ATGCTTTACGAAGAAAAGACGATAGAAACCATTCCCGTGGGTCCGCTGGGTTTGATACCGTTAAAAAGCTGCAAAGAGTTGGGAGATAAGGTCAATGATTATCTGGTGTCCTGGAGACAGGAGCGGGAAAGCGAGCACAAGTCTACCATCGCTTTTTCAGGCTATCAGCGGGATTCCTATATTATAGGAGCCAGCACCCCAAGGTTTGGAACCGGTGAGGCAAAGGGCACCCTGCAGGAATCTGTTCGCGGTGATGACCTTTATTTTATGGTAGATGTATGTAATTACAGCCTTACCTATTCCCTATGCGGAATGACCAACCATATGTCCCCTGATGACCACTTCCAGGATTTGAAGCGTCTCATTGCAGCATCGGCAGGAAAGGCCCGCCGCATTAATGTGATCATGCCTTTCTTATACGAGAGCAGGCAGCATAAGAGATCCAGCAGAGAATCCTTAGACTGCGCGCTGGCGCTTCGGGAACTGGTGAACATGGGCGTTGAGAACATCATCACCTTTGATGCTCATGACCCTAGAGTGCAGAATGCGATTCCATTAAAGGGCTTCGAGACCGTTCAGCCCATTTACCAGTTTATCAAATACCTTCTGAGGGAAGAGAAGGAACTGGATATTGACAGCGAACATATGATGGTCATCAGCCCGGATGAAGGCGGAATGGGACGTGCTGTATTCTTTGCCAATGTCCTTGGCCTTGATATGGGTATGTTCTATAAACGCAGGGATTACACCCAGATCATTAACGGCCGCAATCCCATTGTTGCCCATGAATTTCTGGGAACCAGCGTAGAGGGTAAGGATGTGATCATTGTTGACGATATGATTTCCTCCGGCGAAAGTATGTTGGATGTAGCCAAGGAGCTTAAGAGAAGAAAGGCCAGGAAAGTATTTGTTTGCTCCACCTTTGGACTCTTTACCAACGGCCTTGCAAAGTTTGATGAATATTATGAGAATGGATTTATTGACAGGATCCTCACGACCAACCTGGTATATCAGACCCCTGATCTTTTATCCAGGCCGTATTATATCAATGTGGATATGAGTAAATACATTGCGCTGATCGTAGATAACTTAAATCACGATGCCTCCTTAAGCGAGCTTTTAAATCCGACTACCAGAATTAACCGGCTTTTGGAGCGCTACCGTGCAGGTGACAGATAA
- the brnQ gene encoding branched-chain amino acid transport system II carrier protein, producing the protein MEKLSKQKLVLVGLTLFSMFFGAGNLIFPPYLGASAGVNTWIAMAGFAVTAIGFPVLGVVAVARSGGLGKLAGRVHPGFAFVFTLLIYLSIGPCLAIPRTASTSFEMAVVPFLKEESTGALAQLLYSAFFFSIAFAVSLKPDKLTDRLGKILTPCLLVLIVVIFAGCMVHPAGPYGVPAKSYGSNPFVKGFLEGYLTMDTIAALNFGIIISLNVRAMGIKQEASVVRETIQAGFIAGGILLLVYSALAHVGAVTGGTLGSGENGAQTLNQAVRFLYGNAGLMMLAVIFFIACLNTCIGLISCCSRYFSTIIPKVGYRAWAFLFALVSLIISNIGLNKILEVSVPVLNAIYPVAIVLILLSFGFRDERKWKAVYICSISLTGIASVLLSLEQAGLGFLNAGLSRLPLYDMGLGWIGPAMAGIAAGALIGIAGNKNP; encoded by the coding sequence ATGGAAAAATTATCGAAACAGAAGCTGGTCTTAGTGGGCCTTACACTTTTCTCCATGTTTTTCGGGGCGGGAAATCTTATTTTTCCGCCCTATTTGGGTGCATCCGCGGGAGTCAATACCTGGATCGCAATGGCCGGTTTTGCGGTAACGGCCATTGGGTTTCCGGTTCTTGGCGTGGTCGCTGTGGCCCGGTCCGGCGGTCTTGGTAAGCTGGCCGGCCGTGTTCATCCCGGATTTGCATTTGTTTTTACACTGCTTATTTATTTATCCATAGGGCCGTGTCTTGCCATTCCAAGAACTGCCAGCACCTCCTTTGAGATGGCGGTAGTCCCCTTTTTAAAAGAAGAGAGTACAGGAGCCCTTGCTCAGCTCCTTTATTCCGCCTTTTTCTTTTCCATTGCCTTTGCCGTATCCTTAAAGCCGGACAAGTTGACGGACAGGCTGGGGAAAATACTGACTCCGTGCCTGCTGGTCTTGATAGTGGTGATATTTGCGGGCTGCATGGTCCATCCGGCAGGCCCTTACGGGGTTCCGGCAAAGAGCTATGGGTCCAATCCCTTTGTAAAGGGATTTCTTGAAGGGTACCTGACCATGGATACCATTGCCGCCCTGAATTTTGGGATCATTATCTCCTTAAATGTTCGGGCAATGGGGATCAAACAGGAGGCTTCTGTGGTCAGAGAGACCATTCAGGCAGGTTTTATCGCAGGAGGGATACTTCTTCTGGTATATAGCGCTCTGGCCCACGTAGGGGCCGTTACAGGCGGCACATTGGGGTCTGGGGAAAACGGTGCCCAGACCTTAAACCAGGCGGTACGTTTTTTATATGGGAATGCAGGGCTTATGATGCTGGCCGTCATTTTCTTTATAGCCTGTTTAAATACCTGCATCGGCCTTATCAGCTGCTGCAGCAGGTATTTCAGCACCATTATACCGAAAGTGGGCTATCGTGCCTGGGCCTTCCTTTTTGCTCTGGTAAGCCTGATAATCTCCAATATCGGCCTTAATAAGATCCTGGAAGTCTCTGTTCCGGTGTTAAATGCCATCTATCCGGTAGCCATTGTTCTCATTTTACTGTCCTTTGGTTTCCGGGATGAAAGGAAGTGGAAGGCGGTTTACATCTGCTCCATCAGCCTTACCGGAATTGCCAGTGTGCTTTTATCACTGGAACAGGCAGGCCTTGGCTTTTTAAATGCGGGTCTTTCCAGGCTTCCTCTTTATGATATGGGACTTGGCTGGATCGGGCCGGCAATGGCAGGAATTGCTGCCGGAGCTTTAATTGGAATTGCTGGGAATAAGAATCCATAG